In Bombus pascuorum chromosome 13, iyBomPasc1.1, whole genome shotgun sequence, a single genomic region encodes these proteins:
- the LOC132913155 gene encoding inward rectifier potassium channel 2-like isoform X4, translated as MDGSTLKTLSPSSSGSGKIHLGEGMALSGLRRALSQVSMLVVKATTSGEAAWREELQKYVASTARFITYRQTRFSSRRIRKRVVFKHGDCNVVQGNVAKRRRRYLQDIFTTLVDAQWRWTLLVFSMNFLLSWLGFALIWWLIAYSHGDLDLENQNNPNITFTPCIREIRGFTSSFLFSIETQHTIGYGSKHPTDECPEAVFVICIQSMTGVILQAFMVGIVFAKLSRPKKRTQTLLFSRNAVICQRDGQPCLMFRVGDMRKSHIIEAHVRAQMIKRKVTREGELLPFFQTELKVGGDGEEDKIFFIWPTTIVHKIDEKSPLYHISASDMLRERFEIIVMLEGVIESTGMTTQARSSYLPSEILWGHRFEHIITFKKETGEYEVNYSLFNNTYEVDTPLCSAADLDKLRTMQRSKGGISERASNIGFAHYRDASSSSLTTGSGSSLASSTGGLHMNVPMTLTPIPVMITGPDGSLRRESMQSAQTDLKQSIFYTHNEFLDSDPHVLNHYSHEELRNQEDYDRVLEDINATLRKNRAPSKEDRRIHREPSKCTLDSRKSESRDTIKRSSSRTTMDQVPITSSLSKSPSRQHLDPRHTKFAESSEAYREPSPHPLTSSRSSLGENHKGPQKKTSFILGDVEQHVIDMEPMKEFPARNALEGDSSKTNHLPRHAVFYQEQV; from the exons ATACCGGCAAACAAGATTCAGCTCGCGACGGATACGCAAAAGAGTGGTTTTCAAGCACGGCGATTGCAATGTCGTACAAGGAAATGTCGCCAAGAGACGGCGCCGTTACCTTCAG GATATTTTCACGACGCTGGTGGACGCACAATGGCGTTGGACTCTGTTGGTGTTCTCCATGAACTTCCTACTGTCATGGCTCGGTTTCGCCCTGATATGGTGGCTGATAGCGTACAGCCACGGCGACCTCGACCTAGAAAATCAGAACAATCCAAACATAACGTTCACCCCGTGCATCAGGGAGATTCGTGGATTCACCAGTTCCTTTCTATTTTCCATCGAGACGCAGCACACGATCGG GTACGGGTCGAAACACCCAACAGACGAGTGTCCAGAGGCAGTATTCGTGATATGCATCCAGTCAATGACAGGTGTGATCCTGCAGGCCTTCATGGTCGGCATAGTTTTCGCGAAACTGTCCCGGCCAAAGAAGAGAACGCAGACGTTGCTGTTTTCAAGGAACGCTGTGATCTGTCAGAGGGATGGACAACCCTGTTTGATGTTCCGTGTCGGTGACATGAGGAAGAGTCACATCATCGAGGCTCACGTCAGAGCCCAGATGATCAAAAGGAAG GTTACCAGAGAAGGAGAACTGCTGCCGTTCTTCCAAACAGAATTGAAAGTGGGCGGCGATGGCGAGGAGGAcaagatattctttatttggCCAACGACGATCGTTCATAAGATCGACGAAAAGTCGCCTCTTTATCATATATCAGCCAGCGATATGCTCAGGGAACGATTCGAGATTATCGTCATGTTGGAAG GTGTCATCGAATCAACTGGCATGACGACTCAAGCCAGAAGCTCGTACCTGCCGTCTGAAATTTTATGGGGACACAGATTTGAACACATAATCACGTTCAAAAAGGAGACTGGGGAATACGAAGTGAACTATTCCTTGTTCAACAATACCTACGAGGTTGACACGCCATTATGTTCAGCGGCTGATTTGGACAAACTTAGGACGATGCAACGATCGAAAGGAG GTATTTCAGAACGTGCGAGCAACATTGGATTCGCTCATTATCGCGATGCGTCGAGCAGTTCTTTGACCACCGGATCCGGTTCCAGCTTAGCGTCGTCAACAGGCGGATTGCACATGAACGTGCCGATGACGCTCACTCCGATTCCAGTTATGATCACCGGCCCTGACGGTTCTCTTAGACGCGAGAGCATGCAAAGCGCGCAAACTGACTTGAAGCAGTCCATATTTTACACGCACAACGAG TTCCTGGACAGTGATCCGCACGTTTTAAATCATTATTCCCACGAGGAATTAAGAAACCAAGAGGATTATGATCGTGTATTGGAAGACATAAACGCGACCTTAAGGAAAAATCGGGCACCGAGTAAGGAAGACAGAAGAATACACAGAGAACCGTCCAAGTGTACCTTAGACTCTAGGAAAAGCGAGTCGAGAGACACGATAAAGAGATCCAGTTCTAGGACGACGATGGATCAAGTTCCAATTACCAGCTCCCTATCGAAATCACCATCGCGACAGCATTTAGATCCCAG ACATACCAAGTTCGCGGAATCCTCGGAAGCGTATCGCGAACCTTCGCCTCATCCTCTCACCTCCTCGAGGTCCAGCCTGGGAGAGAATCACAAGGGCCCGCAGAAAAAGACCAGCTTCATCTTAGGCGACGTCGAACAACACGTGATAGATATGGAGCCTATGAAGGAGTTTCCCGCTCGGAACGCGTTGGAGGGCGATTCATCGAAAACGAATCATCTTCCTAGGCACGCTGTTTTCTATCAGGAACAAGTGTAG
- the LOC132913155 gene encoding inward rectifier potassium channel 2-like isoform X5, with protein sequence MDGSTLKTLSPSSSGSGKIHLGEGMALSGLRRALSQVSMLVVKATTSGEAAWREELQKYRQTRFSSRRIRKRVVFKHGDCNVVQGNVAKRRRRYLQDIFTTLVDAQWRWTLLVFSMNFLLSWLGFALIWWLIAYSHGDLDLENQNNPNITFTPCIREIRGFTSSFLFSIETQHTIGYGSKHPTDECPEAVFVICIQSMTGVILQAFMVGIVFAKLSRPKKRTQTLLFSRNAVICQRDGQPCLMFRVGDMRKSHIIEAHVRAQMIKRKVTREGELLPFFQTELKVGGDGEEDKIFFIWPTTIVHKIDEKSPLYHISASDMLRERFEIIVMLEGVIESTGMTTQARSSYLPSEILWGHRFEHIITFKKETGEYEVNYSLFNNTYEVDTPLCSAADLDKLRTMQRSKGGISERASNIGFAHYRDASSSSLTTGSGSSLASSTGGLHMNVPMTLTPIPVMITGPDGSLRRESMQSAQTDLKQSIFYTHNEFLDSDPHVLNHYSHEELRNQEDYDRVLEDINATLRKNRAPSKEDRRIHREPSKCTLDSRKSESRDTIKRSSSRTTMDQVPITSSLSKSPSRQHLDPRHTKFAESSEAYREPSPHPLTSSRSSLGENHKGPQKKTSFILGDVEQHVIDMEPMKEFPARNALEGDSSKTNHLPRHAVFYQEQV encoded by the exons ATACCGGCAAACAAGATTCAGCTCGCGACGGATACGCAAAAGAGTGGTTTTCAAGCACGGCGATTGCAATGTCGTACAAGGAAATGTCGCCAAGAGACGGCGCCGTTACCTTCAG GATATTTTCACGACGCTGGTGGACGCACAATGGCGTTGGACTCTGTTGGTGTTCTCCATGAACTTCCTACTGTCATGGCTCGGTTTCGCCCTGATATGGTGGCTGATAGCGTACAGCCACGGCGACCTCGACCTAGAAAATCAGAACAATCCAAACATAACGTTCACCCCGTGCATCAGGGAGATTCGTGGATTCACCAGTTCCTTTCTATTTTCCATCGAGACGCAGCACACGATCGG GTACGGGTCGAAACACCCAACAGACGAGTGTCCAGAGGCAGTATTCGTGATATGCATCCAGTCAATGACAGGTGTGATCCTGCAGGCCTTCATGGTCGGCATAGTTTTCGCGAAACTGTCCCGGCCAAAGAAGAGAACGCAGACGTTGCTGTTTTCAAGGAACGCTGTGATCTGTCAGAGGGATGGACAACCCTGTTTGATGTTCCGTGTCGGTGACATGAGGAAGAGTCACATCATCGAGGCTCACGTCAGAGCCCAGATGATCAAAAGGAAG GTTACCAGAGAAGGAGAACTGCTGCCGTTCTTCCAAACAGAATTGAAAGTGGGCGGCGATGGCGAGGAGGAcaagatattctttatttggCCAACGACGATCGTTCATAAGATCGACGAAAAGTCGCCTCTTTATCATATATCAGCCAGCGATATGCTCAGGGAACGATTCGAGATTATCGTCATGTTGGAAG GTGTCATCGAATCAACTGGCATGACGACTCAAGCCAGAAGCTCGTACCTGCCGTCTGAAATTTTATGGGGACACAGATTTGAACACATAATCACGTTCAAAAAGGAGACTGGGGAATACGAAGTGAACTATTCCTTGTTCAACAATACCTACGAGGTTGACACGCCATTATGTTCAGCGGCTGATTTGGACAAACTTAGGACGATGCAACGATCGAAAGGAG GTATTTCAGAACGTGCGAGCAACATTGGATTCGCTCATTATCGCGATGCGTCGAGCAGTTCTTTGACCACCGGATCCGGTTCCAGCTTAGCGTCGTCAACAGGCGGATTGCACATGAACGTGCCGATGACGCTCACTCCGATTCCAGTTATGATCACCGGCCCTGACGGTTCTCTTAGACGCGAGAGCATGCAAAGCGCGCAAACTGACTTGAAGCAGTCCATATTTTACACGCACAACGAG TTCCTGGACAGTGATCCGCACGTTTTAAATCATTATTCCCACGAGGAATTAAGAAACCAAGAGGATTATGATCGTGTATTGGAAGACATAAACGCGACCTTAAGGAAAAATCGGGCACCGAGTAAGGAAGACAGAAGAATACACAGAGAACCGTCCAAGTGTACCTTAGACTCTAGGAAAAGCGAGTCGAGAGACACGATAAAGAGATCCAGTTCTAGGACGACGATGGATCAAGTTCCAATTACCAGCTCCCTATCGAAATCACCATCGCGACAGCATTTAGATCCCAG ACATACCAAGTTCGCGGAATCCTCGGAAGCGTATCGCGAACCTTCGCCTCATCCTCTCACCTCCTCGAGGTCCAGCCTGGGAGAGAATCACAAGGGCCCGCAGAAAAAGACCAGCTTCATCTTAGGCGACGTCGAACAACACGTGATAGATATGGAGCCTATGAAGGAGTTTCCCGCTCGGAACGCGTTGGAGGGCGATTCATCGAAAACGAATCATCTTCCTAGGCACGCTGTTTTCTATCAGGAACAAGTGTAG